Proteins from one Mycobacterium sp. EPa45 genomic window:
- a CDS encoding MinD/ParA family protein, translated as MTDRDDYRYRQGPPPPGYGGPPTERLPRIEVPTPPMPQTPYPPPPPSTPARQVKPKPTRGWRRGVHAATFGLVNPGPSREDKRQAAMEAMVAAPLRGHYKIGVLGKGGVGKTTVSASVGCVLAELRRGDRVVAVDADTAFGRLGSRIDPRADGSYWELAKNKNLQSFAEVLTRMGSNSSGLFVLAGENGSRRGILDPAIYREATMRLDRHFTISIVDCGSTMDAPVTQEAMRDMDALIVVSSPWPDGASAAAQTMEWLAAHGKTGLMQRSVIVLNDSDGHSDKKTRGILADQFRSRRQAVVEVPFDPGLRPGGVINNTSEMSLPTRRAFVEVAAVISQFFATIPARGPYAR; from the coding sequence ATGACTGACCGCGACGACTACCGATACCGGCAGGGCCCGCCCCCGCCGGGGTACGGCGGCCCGCCCACAGAGCGGCTTCCCCGCATCGAGGTCCCGACGCCGCCGATGCCCCAGACGCCATATCCCCCACCACCCCCTTCCACTCCCGCGCGCCAGGTCAAGCCCAAGCCGACGCGGGGTTGGCGTCGCGGTGTGCACGCCGCGACGTTCGGGCTGGTGAATCCCGGTCCCTCGCGGGAGGACAAACGGCAGGCGGCGATGGAGGCCATGGTGGCTGCCCCGCTGCGGGGGCATTACAAGATCGGCGTGCTGGGCAAGGGCGGAGTCGGCAAGACGACGGTGTCCGCCAGCGTCGGGTGCGTGCTGGCCGAGTTGCGTCGCGGTGACCGCGTGGTGGCAGTGGACGCCGATACCGCGTTCGGCCGGCTGGGCAGCCGGATCGATCCGCGCGCCGACGGTTCGTACTGGGAGCTGGCCAAGAACAAGAACCTGCAGTCCTTCGCCGAGGTGCTCACCCGAATGGGCAGCAACTCGTCGGGATTGTTCGTGTTGGCCGGGGAGAACGGCAGCCGCCGAGGAATTCTCGACCCGGCGATCTACCGCGAGGCCACCATGCGCCTGGACCGGCACTTCACCATCTCGATCGTGGACTGTGGTTCGACGATGGACGCCCCGGTCACTCAAGAGGCGATGCGGGACATGGACGCGCTGATCGTGGTGTCCTCGCCGTGGCCCGATGGCGCTTCCGCTGCCGCCCAGACAATGGAATGGCTTGCCGCTCATGGCAAGACCGGATTGATGCAGCGGTCGGTGATCGTGCTCAACGACTCCGACGGCCATTCCGACAAGAAGACCCGCGGGATCCTGGCCGACCAGTTTCGTTCTCGGCGGCAGGCGGTGGTCGAGGTGCCGTTCGATCCAGGCCTGCGCCCGGGTGGGGTCATCAACAACACGAGTGAGATGTCTCTGCCGACCCGGCGCGCATTCGTTGAAGTGGCAGCGGTCATTTCGCAGTTCTTCGCGACCATCCCGGCCCGTGGCCCGTACGCCCGCTAG
- a CDS encoding serine/threonine-protein kinase, translating to MARTPASLGGYEIQSVLGTGGTGTVYLAHNSSGLVALKVFDSGLAPPYDLNHPNIVPVYEHGLLPDGTRWLTMQYMSGGDADSELRAGRMPPARAVHIVGQVACALDHAHDRGVVHGDVKPSNFLLSDDGRALLADFAVSPIVRAAMVLTSAAYASPEVLRGKDLDARSDVYSLGCSLFRLLTGKPPFFDGGSKDEVVQAHLYRAAPEPTRFAPWLTVAMDDIIAKAMAKDPDERFQSARALAAATAAALHRGD from the coding sequence GTGGCCCGTACGCCCGCTAGCCTCGGCGGATACGAGATCCAATCGGTGCTGGGCACCGGTGGGACGGGCACGGTCTACCTGGCGCACAACTCCTCCGGGCTGGTCGCACTGAAGGTCTTCGATTCCGGTTTGGCCCCGCCGTACGACCTCAACCATCCCAATATCGTGCCGGTATACGAGCACGGCCTGCTGCCGGACGGAACCCGTTGGCTGACAATGCAATACATGTCCGGAGGTGACGCCGACAGCGAGTTGCGGGCAGGCCGGATGCCGCCCGCGCGGGCGGTGCACATCGTCGGGCAAGTCGCGTGCGCCTTGGATCACGCCCACGATCGGGGCGTGGTGCACGGTGATGTCAAACCGTCCAACTTCCTGCTGTCCGACGACGGCAGGGCGCTGCTGGCTGACTTTGCGGTAAGCCCGATCGTTCGCGCCGCAATGGTACTGACGTCGGCGGCTTACGCATCGCCGGAGGTGTTGCGCGGCAAGGACCTCGACGCACGCTCCGATGTGTACTCACTGGGCTGTTCGCTGTTCCGGCTGCTGACCGGAAAGCCACCGTTCTTCGACGGGGGGTCGAAGGACGAGGTGGTGCAGGCACACCTGTACCGTGCCGCGCCTGAACCCACCCGATTCGCGCCGTGGCTAACCGTGGCAATGGACGACATTATCGCCAAGGCCATGGCGAAAGATCCCGATGAGCGCTTTCAAAGTGCGCGAGCGTTGGCGGCGGCGACCGCCGCCGCGTTGCACCGCGGCGACTGA
- a CDS encoding FAD-dependent monooxygenase: MAVEHVPVLIVGGGAAGLATSALLAQHGVRSLLVEKRNEVFIYPRARNLSFRSLEILRGLGLADEVHAIAPGVSDMLAKQTLNSAELRQVFDANAIFAPFKDLSPEPGGQYCPQSAFEPILLAHIRRNGSPVRYNAELASFEHDPSGITAVIRDRLSGATETLRADYLVAADGVHSTIRAATGVTTSGYGALPIYVVFIYFRAPWRKFVPELDVGAGIQVSNPNVSGIFLPVRGDFGMFITTYFPARGENADQFTPQHCRELLINAIGEPIDVDVVDVAPWQPYELVADQFQSGRVFLVGDAAHTMPPFKAGGANTAIQSAHNLAWKLAAVLNGTAAPALLTTYHDERHPVGRLNARQSLTGPALSFLRLDDSRPRLQPGEEVSMFALLIGYQYRSAAVVSNEPAPKDTDAVSLVKELCGQPGTRVPHAWVIESGKRVSTLDLLGHGFTLVTGDHDAMWSDAAKSASKSLGLPISVQRIGTERDIDGSWSAATGLTPDGALLVRPDDFVAWRAEKLPYSTREGQLTAVLSEILGRTR, translated from the coding sequence ATGGCCGTCGAGCATGTTCCGGTCCTGATCGTCGGCGGTGGTGCCGCCGGGTTGGCGACCTCTGCGTTGCTAGCCCAACACGGTGTTCGCTCGTTGCTGGTCGAGAAGCGCAATGAGGTCTTCATTTACCCGAGAGCGCGCAACCTGAGCTTTCGCAGCCTCGAGATCCTGCGCGGTCTGGGACTGGCCGACGAAGTTCATGCGATCGCACCCGGCGTCTCGGACATGCTCGCCAAGCAGACGCTGAACAGCGCCGAACTGCGTCAGGTATTCGACGCCAATGCGATCTTCGCGCCGTTCAAAGATCTGAGCCCCGAGCCGGGTGGGCAATATTGTCCGCAAAGCGCATTCGAACCGATCCTGCTGGCGCATATCCGCCGGAACGGTAGCCCGGTGCGCTACAACGCGGAGTTGGCATCGTTCGAGCATGACCCCAGCGGCATCACGGCGGTGATACGCGACCGATTGTCGGGCGCAACGGAGACACTGCGCGCCGACTACCTTGTTGCCGCCGACGGGGTGCACAGCACGATCCGCGCCGCGACTGGGGTCACCACCTCCGGCTACGGAGCATTGCCGATCTACGTCGTGTTCATCTATTTTCGGGCGCCGTGGCGAAAATTCGTTCCAGAGCTGGACGTCGGCGCCGGCATCCAAGTCAGCAACCCCAACGTATCGGGAATCTTTCTCCCGGTACGTGGCGACTTCGGCATGTTCATCACCACGTACTTCCCAGCTCGGGGGGAAAACGCCGATCAGTTCACCCCTCAGCATTGTCGCGAGCTCCTGATCAACGCGATTGGCGAGCCGATCGACGTGGACGTCGTTGACGTTGCGCCGTGGCAACCCTACGAGCTGGTAGCCGACCAATTTCAAAGCGGCCGGGTGTTTCTCGTTGGCGACGCGGCCCACACCATGCCTCCGTTCAAGGCCGGCGGCGCCAATACCGCCATCCAGAGTGCACACAACCTGGCCTGGAAGCTGGCCGCAGTCCTGAACGGGACCGCCGCCCCGGCCTTGCTGACCACCTACCACGATGAGCGACATCCGGTCGGGCGCCTCAATGCCCGGCAATCGCTCACGGGGCCGGCGCTGAGCTTTCTGCGACTGGATGACAGCCGGCCGCGGTTGCAACCGGGCGAAGAGGTGTCGATGTTCGCCTTGCTGATCGGCTATCAGTACCGCTCGGCCGCAGTGGTTTCCAACGAACCTGCTCCGAAAGATACTGACGCGGTGTCGCTGGTGAAGGAATTGTGCGGACAGCCAGGTACCCGGGTCCCGCACGCTTGGGTCATCGAGAGCGGGAAGCGGGTCTCTACACTCGATTTACTCGGTCACGGCTTCACCTTGGTTACCGGAGACCACGATGCGATGTGGTCGGACGCCGCGAAAAGTGCGTCGAAGTCCTTGGGGTTGCCAATCAGTGTCCAGCGCATCGGAACTGAGCGAGATATCGATGGGTCCTGGTCTGCCGCCACCGGACTCACGCCGGACGGAGCATTGTTGGTGCGCCCCGACGACTTCGTCGCCTGGCGCGCCGAGAAGCTTCCGTACTCTACGCGCGAGGGCCAGCTCACCGCCGTGCTCTCCGAGATCCTCGGGAGGACGCGATGA
- a CDS encoding TetR/AcrR family transcriptional regulator: MELESGQPGSAKSRARRPGRLDRSLDAAILDATLALVAEVGYDQLSMDVVASRAGVGKAAIYRRWPSKALVVADAIAHWRRRLGPVEPPNTGSLRGDIDALVAATPNIDDADSQMIRVVVGVATSAMHNSVLAAALDDLVLSTPRQVVRAVLDHAVARGEIPAGRDLSLIPDVALGLNVLRVITGRPVDRVYVRRVLEDVILPLAGAPAP; encoded by the coding sequence ATGGAACTCGAAAGCGGCCAGCCCGGTAGCGCGAAAAGCCGTGCGCGAAGGCCTGGGCGCCTGGACCGATCGTTGGACGCCGCCATCCTCGACGCGACGCTGGCGCTGGTTGCCGAAGTGGGTTACGACCAGTTGAGCATGGACGTCGTCGCCTCGCGCGCCGGCGTCGGTAAGGCGGCGATATACCGTCGTTGGCCATCGAAGGCCCTGGTGGTTGCCGATGCGATCGCCCACTGGCGACGGCGGCTGGGACCCGTTGAGCCCCCCAACACAGGCAGCCTTCGTGGTGACATAGATGCGCTGGTTGCCGCCACACCGAACATCGATGACGCCGACTCGCAGATGATCCGTGTCGTGGTCGGGGTGGCAACCTCTGCCATGCACAATTCTGTTCTGGCGGCCGCGCTGGACGATCTTGTGTTGTCCACCCCGCGCCAGGTGGTCCGAGCGGTGCTCGACCATGCGGTTGCACGCGGCGAGATACCGGCCGGGCGGGACCTGAGCTTGATACCGGATGTTGCGTTGGGGCTCAATGTCTTGCGGGTGATCACGGGGCGGCCGGTCGACCGCGTCTATGTCCGGCGTGTGCTCGAGGACGTGATCTTGCCGCTTGCCGGAGCGCCGGCGCCTTAG
- the eccA gene encoding type VII secretion AAA-ATPase EccA gives MTSSTDTAAARRQFDQAMAVLETDPATALRHFRDATGIDPSMADAWLGRISAGDDALDTLQQLYAYGSRLHRESNRLGVRLGAPIKAGPYLSITVTESSHAGLALASALVDDKQFEKAEAVLEDSALLDTWENHQWQQYVRAYLMFATQRWPDVIAEAARVLPPQAIIMSAVTAATNALAAHAAAHLGQGRVALDWADRVDLRSERGTEARRHSLLDTAVTAIDPLEFPLIAADLAYVRGMAHRQLGEEDKAQIWLSKATINGVLIEPAKQALADQRLQLVVTDEDTINSRTNKWDVSTEQSENERAEEENAERRAELLAEGRALLNNQVGLADVKRAVAELEDQIEVRELRLAHGLPVTNQTNHMLLVGPPGTGKTTTAEALGKIYAGLGIVRHPEIIEVKRADFCGEHIGSSGPKTNELIRRSLGRILFMDEFYSLVERHHDGRPDMIGMEAVNQLLVALEVHRFDFCFIGAGYEKEVDEFLTVNPGLAGRFNRKLRFESYSPDELVEIAIRYGGPRATVIEPAAQDALNAACRKLRAYLAPDGTHGIDVMQNGRFARNVVERAERLRDSRVAAQNRTSRGSVTVEDLETLRTQDLIAAVADACAEKNVPVQL, from the coding sequence ATGACCAGTAGTACCGACACCGCGGCGGCCAGGCGCCAGTTCGACCAGGCCATGGCCGTGCTGGAAACCGACCCGGCCACCGCGTTGCGGCATTTCCGGGATGCCACCGGCATCGACCCGTCGATGGCCGACGCGTGGTTGGGCCGCATCTCGGCGGGTGACGACGCACTGGACACCCTCCAGCAGCTGTACGCCTATGGTTCACGGCTGCACCGCGAGTCCAATCGGCTCGGTGTGCGGCTGGGTGCACCGATCAAGGCGGGCCCGTACCTGTCGATCACCGTCACCGAGTCCTCGCATGCCGGGCTGGCGCTGGCCAGCGCACTGGTCGACGATAAGCAGTTCGAAAAAGCCGAAGCGGTGCTTGAGGATTCGGCGCTGCTGGACACGTGGGAGAACCACCAGTGGCAGCAGTACGTGCGGGCGTATCTGATGTTCGCCACGCAGCGCTGGCCGGACGTGATTGCGGAGGCAGCGCGGGTGCTGCCACCACAGGCCATCATCATGTCGGCGGTGACAGCGGCCACCAACGCGCTGGCCGCGCATGCCGCCGCGCATCTTGGGCAGGGCCGGGTGGCCCTGGATTGGGCCGACCGGGTGGACCTGCGCTCCGAGCGCGGGACCGAAGCCCGCAGGCATAGCCTCCTCGACACTGCCGTAACCGCAATCGATCCACTCGAATTCCCTTTGATTGCAGCTGATCTGGCGTATGTGCGAGGGATGGCGCACCGTCAGCTGGGCGAAGAGGACAAGGCGCAGATCTGGTTGTCCAAGGCCACGATCAACGGTGTGCTGATCGAGCCGGCCAAGCAGGCGCTGGCCGATCAGCGGTTACAGCTCGTGGTGACCGACGAGGACACGATCAACAGCCGCACCAACAAGTGGGACGTCAGCACCGAGCAGTCCGAGAACGAGCGGGCTGAGGAAGAGAACGCCGAACGGCGAGCCGAGCTGCTGGCCGAGGGCCGTGCGCTGCTGAACAATCAGGTGGGTCTGGCCGACGTCAAACGGGCCGTCGCCGAACTCGAAGACCAGATCGAGGTGCGCGAGCTGCGGCTGGCCCACGGTCTACCGGTGACCAACCAGACCAACCACATGCTGCTGGTGGGCCCGCCGGGTACCGGTAAGACGACGACGGCCGAAGCATTGGGCAAGATCTACGCGGGGTTGGGGATCGTCCGGCATCCGGAGATAATCGAGGTCAAACGCGCAGACTTCTGCGGTGAGCACATCGGGTCGTCGGGGCCGAAAACCAATGAGCTGATCAGGCGTTCGTTGGGCCGGATCCTGTTCATGGATGAGTTCTATTCCCTGGTCGAGCGCCATCACGACGGTCGTCCGGACATGATCGGTATGGAGGCGGTGAACCAGTTGCTGGTCGCCTTGGAGGTGCACCGATTCGACTTCTGCTTCATCGGTGCCGGTTACGAGAAGGAAGTCGACGAATTCCTCACCGTGAACCCAGGTTTGGCGGGACGGTTCAACCGTAAGCTCCGGTTCGAGTCGTACAGTCCCGATGAGTTGGTGGAGATCGCCATCCGCTACGGCGGACCGCGCGCCACGGTGATCGAACCCGCCGCGCAGGATGCATTGAACGCGGCCTGCCGCAAGTTGCGGGCCTACCTCGCCCCGGACGGCACCCACGGTATCGACGTCATGCAGAACGGCCGGTTCGCCCGCAACGTCGTCGAACGCGCGGAGCGCCTGCGCGACTCGCGGGTCGCCGCGCAGAACCGCACCAGCCGCGGCTCGGTGACGGTCGAGGATCTCGAGACGCTACGGACGCAGGACCTCATCGCGGCGGTTGCCGATGCCTGTGCGGAAAAGAATGTGCCGGTGCAGCTTTGA
- the eccE gene encoding type VII secretion protein EccE → MKRHTIQLAVILAVLALGLIGWIVYGPIGAGVGLALGLILFAVPWRRQPLWSWAGLYLRRNRPIRLSEPVTVANDRSGGGVRYQDGVAIVAVQLIGKAHTPTIFTGSAAAVTRNTLDVSELLPAMHQSLGLTIESLSVVTAGSRRRSTGDYPRVYDTLIGTPPYAGARETWLVIRLRALANADALRRRATVGTAALAAAQRIAASLRCSGIRAKVATATDMVELERRLGRTALESHNQRWKTARSDAGWLTTYAYPPRDITAELLSQAWALRADGIIQNITLFPDGTATATITVRSAQPPTAPPSVRLKTLPGEQASAVAANLCGPRPELHGLSRGRAPATLDVPIGPSGVLLGKVNAGDRLLLPLGDPGEFSRVHIAAEDPIAKRIIIRTAGAGDRITVHTRDLQRWESVRMPHIAVSDQPRPASGTTVSVVDGTVSPAPRPNTVISVGRPGEAQRGTADVVITQIGPATVEVNAAGQVYMVEVELFRAENRYVSTEPTSLRSEELELAD, encoded by the coding sequence ATGAAACGGCACACCATCCAGCTCGCGGTGATCCTCGCCGTGTTGGCGCTGGGGCTGATCGGGTGGATCGTTTACGGCCCGATCGGTGCGGGGGTGGGACTCGCCCTGGGTCTGATCCTGTTTGCGGTCCCGTGGCGGCGCCAACCGCTGTGGTCGTGGGCCGGCCTGTATCTGCGGCGCAACCGCCCGATACGGCTGAGCGAGCCGGTCACGGTGGCCAACGACCGCTCCGGAGGTGGCGTCCGCTATCAGGACGGCGTCGCTATCGTCGCCGTTCAGCTGATCGGAAAGGCGCACACCCCAACAATTTTCACTGGTTCCGCCGCGGCCGTGACGCGCAACACCCTCGACGTGAGCGAGTTGTTGCCGGCGATGCATCAGAGTCTCGGGCTGACCATCGAGTCGCTGTCCGTGGTTACCGCGGGCTCCCGGCGCCGCAGCACCGGCGATTATCCGCGGGTCTACGACACCCTGATCGGCACACCGCCCTATGCCGGCGCACGCGAGACCTGGCTGGTGATCCGGCTGCGGGCGCTGGCGAACGCCGACGCCTTAAGGCGGCGCGCGACCGTGGGGACCGCGGCGCTGGCCGCCGCCCAGCGCATCGCGGCAAGCCTGCGCTGCAGCGGGATTCGCGCCAAGGTCGCCACCGCGACCGACATGGTGGAGCTGGAACGCCGACTGGGTCGCACCGCGCTCGAGTCGCACAACCAGAGGTGGAAGACCGCCCGCAGCGACGCCGGCTGGTTGACCACCTACGCCTATCCGCCGCGCGACATCACCGCCGAACTGCTTTCACAGGCGTGGGCACTGCGCGCCGACGGGATCATCCAGAACATCACGTTGTTCCCGGACGGAACGGCGACCGCGACCATCACCGTCCGCAGTGCGCAGCCGCCGACGGCCCCGCCGAGCGTCAGGCTCAAGACCCTGCCGGGCGAGCAGGCCAGCGCGGTCGCCGCGAATCTCTGCGGACCGAGACCGGAATTGCACGGCCTTTCCCGTGGCCGAGCCCCGGCGACACTGGATGTGCCGATCGGTCCGTCCGGGGTGCTGCTGGGCAAGGTCAACGCCGGTGATCGGCTTCTGCTGCCGCTCGGCGATCCGGGCGAGTTCAGCCGCGTCCACATCGCGGCCGAGGATCCCATCGCCAAACGCATCATCATCCGTACGGCAGGAGCAGGTGACCGGATCACCGTGCACACCCGCGACCTGCAGCGCTGGGAAAGTGTCCGAATGCCGCACATCGCCGTGTCGGATCAGCCGCGGCCGGCGTCGGGAACCACTGTCAGCGTGGTCGACGGAACCGTCTCGCCGGCACCGCGCCCCAATACGGTGATCTCGGTGGGCCGGCCCGGGGAGGCGCAGCGCGGGACGGCCGACGTGGTGATCACCCAGATCGGTCCTGCTACCGTCGAGGTGAACGCCGCCGGACAGGTGTACATGGTGGAGGTCGAACTGTTCCGTGCCGAGAACCGTTACGTGTCAACAGAACCAACCAGTCTGCGCTCGGAAGAGCTGGAACTGGCGGACTAG
- the mycP gene encoding type VII secretion-associated serine protease mycosin — translation MIGQRFAATAMVILLTGLIANIPAAQAIPPPTVDPSMVPPDGPPRPDQPMRQSNICARTITVAEPNVALPAPNLAMLNIVKAWQYSTGNGVPVAVIDTGVNPSPRLPVVPGGDYIMGGDGLMDCDAHGTIVASLIGATLQGGPPPAPMPPAPAFPPPAGPPPVIAAPPPPGSPPAPPAPPPPPVPVTVTETKPAPPPPPPPPPPPPDEPSAGPGDPDPNGPEDPEVPPPPPGAPDGVAGVAPHAVVISIRQSSRAYEPENPGPGDNEARKKAGTVATLASAIVHAANMGAKVINISVTSCVSAADPLDQRALGAAVWYAATIKDAVIVAAAGNEGEDGCAQNPSFDPLDTSDPRDWHQVKTVSSPSWFSDYVLSVGAVDNTGAPINKSLAGPWVAAAAPGVGVMGLSPQTGGPVNAYPPVRPGERNMPFWGTSFSAAYVSGVAALVRAKYPTLTANQIIHRILQTAHNPPRGVDNQVGYGVVDPVAALTFNVPPGDRLAPGSMTRVMAPPPPPVAPDHRARNVALIFAGAVVGAVLLASIIARARRAR, via the coding sequence ATGATCGGACAGCGGTTTGCCGCAACGGCGATGGTCATCCTGCTGACCGGTCTGATCGCCAATATTCCAGCAGCACAAGCAATTCCGCCGCCAACCGTGGATCCGTCGATGGTTCCGCCCGACGGTCCGCCGCGTCCGGATCAGCCGATGCGGCAGAGCAACATCTGCGCCAGGACGATCACGGTGGCCGAGCCCAACGTGGCGCTGCCCGCGCCGAACCTGGCGATGCTCAACATTGTCAAGGCGTGGCAGTACTCGACGGGCAACGGTGTCCCGGTGGCGGTCATCGACACCGGGGTGAACCCCAGCCCGCGGCTACCGGTGGTGCCCGGCGGCGACTACATCATGGGCGGCGACGGCCTGATGGACTGCGATGCGCACGGCACGATCGTCGCCTCGCTCATCGGGGCCACGCTGCAGGGCGGCCCGCCGCCGGCTCCCATGCCGCCCGCGCCCGCCTTCCCGCCGCCCGCCGGCCCGCCGCCGGTCATCGCCGCGCCACCCCCACCGGGCTCGCCGCCCGCCCCTCCCGCGCCGCCGCCCCCACCCGTCCCGGTGACGGTCACCGAGACCAAGCCGGCCCCACCCCCGCCGCCGCCACCACCGCCGCCGCCACCGGACGAGCCGTCCGCAGGTCCGGGCGACCCGGATCCCAACGGGCCGGAAGATCCTGAGGTACCGCCGCCCCCACCGGGAGCCCCGGACGGGGTCGCCGGGGTGGCTCCACACGCGGTGGTGATCTCGATCCGCCAGTCGTCGCGGGCGTACGAGCCGGAAAACCCGGGCCCGGGTGACAACGAGGCACGCAAGAAGGCGGGCACCGTGGCCACACTGGCCAGTGCGATCGTGCACGCCGCGAACATGGGCGCCAAGGTCATCAACATCAGCGTGACGTCCTGCGTCTCGGCCGCCGACCCGTTGGATCAGCGCGCGTTGGGTGCCGCGGTCTGGTACGCGGCGACGATCAAGGACGCGGTGATCGTCGCCGCTGCCGGAAACGAGGGTGAGGACGGCTGCGCACAGAACCCCTCATTCGACCCGCTGGACACCTCGGACCCCCGCGACTGGCATCAAGTGAAGACGGTGTCCTCGCCGTCGTGGTTCTCCGACTACGTGCTTTCGGTCGGCGCCGTCGACAACACCGGCGCACCGATCAACAAGAGTCTGGCCGGGCCGTGGGTGGCTGCGGCCGCGCCCGGCGTCGGCGTCATGGGTCTCTCGCCGCAGACCGGGGGACCGGTCAACGCCTACCCGCCGGTGCGTCCCGGCGAGCGGAACATGCCGTTCTGGGGCACCAGCTTCTCGGCAGCGTACGTGTCCGGTGTCGCGGCGCTGGTGCGGGCCAAGTACCCGACACTCACCGCGAACCAGATCATCCACCGCATTCTGCAGACGGCACACAATCCGCCCCGCGGGGTGGACAACCAGGTGGGCTACGGCGTCGTCGATCCCGTTGCGGCACTGACGTTCAACGTTCCGCCCGGGGACCGGCTGGCTCCCGGCTCGATGACCCGGGTGATGGCGCCGCCGCCACCCCCGGTCGCGCCTGATCATCGCGCCCGCAACGTGGCGCTGATCTTCGCCGGGGCCGTTGTCGGGGCGGTGTTGTTGGCGAGCATCATCGCTCGGGCCAGGCGGGCAAGATGA
- the eccD gene encoding type VII secretion integral membrane protein EccD gives MAKVSFPARCAVAVICGEHLVSQVYPASVPVEVFIDNVVELLNEELKRRGVPGLDPGIAYELNRANGTRLDVTKTLDELGVEDGATLVLVPAQEGESFEPQYESLSTGLARVGKRLFAPVTAETAAHTAMAILAMVVLSLLGLGVHTRLHTDSAIPAIVTGVTGLLLAVGAGSVWRWWPQRTDLLSGFAWLAVPLLAFGFAAAAPGGVGAAHVFIAALAAAVLTVGVVTMTGRHVTVAATVVTLCGIGALVGLARMWNPIPAQWLGMCALIGLLLLLTLAPTFALWTARIRPPHFGSITGRDLFRRSDGLPVDTVSPVDDEAEDEPNPDTTPTGAIIAEAARRANSVLTGICVAAAITLPAAVWATLMPGQGKSIAAAVLAGLFVLIFISRGRAFADKRQAVALVLGAAAALCVGVIRYVLHEPADSGAALLWGALAVAIFAGAGLAAALLVPVTRFTPLVRMVAEWLELAAIVAAFPLAAWIGGLFTWVRMR, from the coding sequence ATGGCGAAGGTCTCGTTTCCGGCTCGCTGCGCGGTCGCGGTGATCTGCGGCGAACACCTTGTCTCCCAGGTCTATCCGGCGTCGGTGCCGGTCGAAGTCTTCATCGACAATGTCGTGGAGCTGCTCAACGAAGAGCTCAAGCGTCGTGGCGTGCCAGGTCTGGACCCCGGCATCGCGTACGAGCTGAACCGGGCCAACGGCACTCGGCTCGACGTCACCAAGACGCTGGACGAGCTCGGTGTCGAGGACGGGGCCACGCTGGTCCTGGTCCCGGCGCAGGAGGGCGAGTCCTTCGAGCCGCAGTACGAATCGCTGTCGACCGGTCTGGCCAGGGTCGGTAAGAGACTGTTCGCTCCGGTGACCGCCGAGACCGCCGCGCACACCGCGATGGCGATCCTGGCGATGGTGGTGCTGTCCCTACTCGGGCTCGGCGTCCATACCCGGCTGCACACCGATTCGGCGATCCCGGCCATCGTCACCGGCGTGACCGGCCTGCTTCTCGCGGTGGGCGCCGGTTCGGTGTGGCGGTGGTGGCCGCAGCGCACAGATCTGCTGAGCGGTTTCGCGTGGCTGGCTGTTCCGTTGTTGGCGTTCGGCTTTGCGGCTGCGGCCCCCGGCGGAGTCGGGGCTGCGCACGTGTTCATTGCCGCGCTGGCCGCCGCAGTGCTCACCGTCGGCGTGGTCACGATGACCGGACGTCACGTCACGGTCGCCGCGACGGTGGTAACCCTGTGCGGCATCGGCGCCCTGGTGGGTCTCGCACGGATGTGGAATCCGATCCCGGCTCAATGGCTGGGCATGTGCGCGCTGATCGGCCTGCTCCTGCTGCTGACGCTCGCGCCGACCTTCGCGCTGTGGACGGCGCGAATTCGCCCGCCGCACTTCGGTTCCATCACCGGGCGCGACCTGTTCCGCCGAAGTGACGGACTGCCGGTCGACACCGTCTCACCCGTCGACGACGAGGCCGAAGACGAACCGAACCCGGACACCACGCCGACGGGCGCGATCATCGCCGAGGCTGCGAGGCGAGCCAACAGCGTGCTGACCGGCATCTGCGTGGCCGCCGCGATCACGCTGCCCGCGGCGGTGTGGGCAACCCTCATGCCGGGGCAGGGCAAGAGCATTGCCGCCGCCGTCCTGGCCGGACTGTTCGTGCTCATCTTCATCAGCCGTGGCCGGGCGTTCGCCGACAAGCGTCAGGCCGTGGCACTGGTGCTGGGCGCCGCGGCCGCGCTGTGCGTCGGGGTCATCCGCTACGTGCTGCACGAGCCGGCCGATTCCGGTGCGGCACTGTTGTGGGGTGCGCTGGCCGTGGCGATCTTCGCCGGCGCCGGTTTGGCTGCCGCACTGCTGGTTCCGGTCACCCGGTTCACTCCGTTGGTGCGTATGGTCGCCGAGTGGTTGGAACTGGCGGCGATCGTGGCCGCCTTCCCGCTGGCCGCGTGGATCGGCGGTTTGTTCACCTGGGTCAGGATGCGATGA